One region of Primulina tabacum isolate GXHZ01 chromosome 1, ASM2559414v2, whole genome shotgun sequence genomic DNA includes:
- the LOC142516191 gene encoding LOW QUALITY PROTEIN: amino acid transporter AVT1I-like (The sequence of the model RefSeq protein was modified relative to this genomic sequence to represent the inferred CDS: inserted 1 base in 1 codon), whose protein sequence is MNPKEQDHSSTIIPLLASNDDVEKGNEVLKTDGASFFETTFNGLNSLSGVGILSIPYALSNGGWLSLILLFMVANATFYTGLLIKRCMDFDPNIRTYPDVGDKAFGTRGRMVVSIFMHIELYLVTTGFLIILVDNLHDLLARLELDFYGINIGGRQSLVIIVTLILMPTVWINNMRALSYVSATGVLACVVTIGSVLWVGTSDDIGFHKKGTLINWTGIPTAFSLYTFSYGAHPVFPTLYNSMRNRRQFFWVLLVFFLFCSVTSACMAISGYLMFGSEVKSQITLNLPTNNISSKVAIYTALVTPIAKYALMLRPIVDGIEDLIQSHRGKKSYGFFVRTILVISSAIVASTLPFFGYLMALVGAFLNVTASILLPCFCYLKISGXFRKLGVEVAIIGFIVLMGLVILVTGTYTSLKQIIQNL, encoded by the exons ATGAACCCAAAGGAACAAGATCACAGCTCTACCATCATTCCTCTCCTAGCTTCCAACGATGATGTTGAGAAAGGAAATGAAGTTCTCAAGACCGACGGTGCTTCGTTTTTCGAGACAACTTTCAATGGATTAAATTCCTTATCAG GTGTTGGGATTTTGTCGATTCCATATGCATTGTCGAATGGCGGGTGGCTAAGCTTGATTCTTCTATTCATGGTTGCTAATGCAACCTTCTATACAGGCTTGTTGATAAAAAGATGTATGGATTTTGACCCGAATATACGAACCTATCCCGATGTAGGAGACAAGGCTTTTGGCACCAGAGGACGAATGGTTGTCTCGATTTTCATGCATATTGAACTATACTTGGTTACCACAGGTTTCCTGATAATTCTTGTGGATAATCTGCACGACTTATTAGCGAGGTTGGAACTCGATTTTTATGGCATCAACATTGGCGGAAGACAAAGTTTGGTCATAATCGTGACACTAATATTGATGCCTACTGTTTGGATTAACAATATGAGAGCTCTTTCATATGTATCCGCCACTGGAGTTCTAGCTTGTGTTGTGACTATTGGATCGGTTCTATGGGTCGGTACATCTGATGACATTGGGTTTCATAAAAAGGGAACTCTTATTAATTGGACAGGAATCCCTACGGCTTTCAGCTTGTACACGTTCAGTTACGGTGCTCATCCTGTATTCCCTACATTGTACAATTCTATGCGAAACCGACGACAATTCTTTTGG GTTCTGCTTgtattctttctcttttgttCGGTTACTAGTGCATGCATGGCAATATCGGGATACCTAATGTTCGGTTCAGAGGTAAAATCCCAGATAACACTGAACCTCCCAACGAATAATATTAGCTCTAAAGTGGCCATCTACACTGCCCTTGTCACTCCGATAGCGAAATACGCACTGATGCTAAGGCCAATTGTTGATGGAATCGAAGATCTGATACAGTCTCATCGTGGGAAGAAATCTTATGGTTTCTTTGTCAGGACAATCTTGGTGATCAGCAGTGCCATTGTGGCCTCAACGCTACCGTTTTTCGGGTATCTAATGGCACTCGTTGGAGCGTTTTTGAACGTCACAGCTTCGATATTACTTCCATGCTTTTGCTACTTGAAGATTTCAG GCTTTAGAAAACTGGGCGTCGAAGTGGCGATCATCGGATTCATAGTGTTGATGGGTCTTGTTATCCTCGTTACCGGCACCTACACGTCTTTGAAACAAATAATCCAAAacctataa